A stretch of the Paenibacillus dendritiformis genome encodes the following:
- the rpoD gene encoding RNA polymerase sigma factor RpoD — protein MANDQHTGLETETALEHAKDQLIELGKKRGSLSYKEIAEKMATFDQDPEQMDEFYEQLSDLGIEVSEADDEIGVRANDRDNDDSDDFHFDDDLSLPPGIKINDPVRMYLKEIGRVPLLSAEEEIELAKRIEQGDSEAKKRLTEANLRLVVSIAKRYVGRGMLFLDLIQEGNMGLIKAVEKFDHSKGYKFSTYATWWIRQAITRAIADQARTIRIPVHMVETINKLVRVSRQLLQELGREPTPEEIAAEMELSVEKVREIMKIAQEPVSLETPIGEEDDSHLGDFIEDQEALAPADAAAYELLKEQLEDVLDTLTEREENVLRLRFGLDDGRTRTLEEVGKVFGVTRERIRQIEAKALRKLRHPSRSKRLKDFLE, from the coding sequence ATGGCGAATGATCAACATACTGGACTTGAAACGGAAACGGCGCTGGAACATGCGAAGGACCAGTTGATTGAACTCGGCAAAAAGCGAGGATCGCTCAGCTACAAAGAGATAGCCGAGAAAATGGCGACGTTCGACCAAGACCCGGAACAAATGGATGAGTTCTACGAGCAGCTCTCCGATCTGGGTATTGAAGTAAGTGAAGCCGATGATGAAATTGGCGTTCGTGCCAACGACCGCGACAACGACGATTCGGATGATTTTCATTTTGATGATGATCTGTCACTGCCGCCGGGCATCAAAATCAATGACCCGGTGCGGATGTACCTTAAAGAGATCGGCCGTGTTCCGCTCTTGTCGGCCGAAGAGGAAATTGAACTTGCCAAGCGGATTGAGCAGGGCGATTCGGAAGCGAAGAAGCGCTTGACCGAAGCCAATCTGCGGCTGGTCGTCAGCATTGCCAAGCGTTATGTCGGGAGAGGCATGCTGTTCCTGGATCTGATTCAAGAAGGAAATATGGGGCTTATCAAAGCGGTGGAGAAATTCGACCACAGCAAGGGATATAAATTCAGCACCTATGCGACTTGGTGGATTCGCCAAGCGATTACGCGGGCGATTGCCGATCAGGCGCGCACGATCCGGATTCCGGTTCATATGGTCGAGACGATCAACAAGCTGGTTCGCGTATCTCGTCAGCTGCTTCAGGAGCTCGGGCGCGAACCGACGCCGGAAGAGATTGCGGCCGAGATGGAATTGAGCGTAGAGAAGGTGCGCGAGATTATGAAGATTGCACAGGAGCCGGTATCCTTGGAGACGCCAATCGGCGAAGAGGACGACTCGCATCTGGGCGACTTCATCGAGGATCAGGAAGCTCTGGCTCCGGCGGATGCAGCCGCGTACGAGCTGCTGAAGGAGCAGTTGGAGGATGTGCTTGACACGCTCACCGAGCGCGAGGAGAATGTGCTTCGCCTGCGCTTCGGCCTGGACGACGGCCGGACGAGAACGCTGGAAGAAGTCGGCAAGGTATTCGGCGTTACGCGCGAGCGGATTCGTCAAATCGAGGCGAAGGCTCTCCGTAAGCTGCGTCACCCTAGCCGCAGCAAGCGGTTAAAAGATTTCCTAGAATAA
- a CDS encoding tRNA (adenine(22)-N(1))-methyltransferase yields the protein MNIKLSKRLQQIADWVPAGSRLADIGSDHALLPAYLAEQQRIEMAVAGEVNQGPYEAACRQIEGVRLSDRVSVRRGDGLAVISPGEVDVISIAGMGGGLIVQILSADPGKLAGVARLVLQPNVGEAHVRAWLRREGWNLAAEALIEEDGKLYEVLLAERARSKEEAARHDRRLYAPRELSQQVTLTEDWLVQLGPMLSAAPTPEFMKKWQLEVRKRERILRTMEQAATEEARQRRAMFADSLAQLEAILACMHTRKP from the coding sequence GTGAACATCAAACTGTCCAAGCGGCTGCAGCAGATCGCTGATTGGGTGCCGGCAGGCAGCCGTCTGGCCGATATCGGCTCGGATCATGCATTGCTTCCGGCCTATCTGGCGGAACAACAACGAATTGAGATGGCGGTGGCCGGCGAGGTGAATCAAGGACCGTATGAGGCGGCCTGCCGCCAGATCGAAGGCGTCCGGCTAAGCGATCGGGTAAGCGTCCGGCGGGGAGACGGATTGGCGGTCATCTCGCCCGGCGAGGTCGATGTCATATCGATCGCGGGCATGGGCGGAGGACTGATCGTCCAGATTTTATCGGCCGATCCGGGCAAGCTGGCGGGAGTGGCCCGCTTAGTCCTGCAGCCGAATGTGGGCGAGGCCCATGTCAGAGCCTGGCTGCGCCGGGAAGGTTGGAATCTGGCGGCGGAAGCCTTGATCGAGGAAGACGGCAAGCTGTATGAGGTGCTGCTGGCCGAACGGGCGCGCAGCAAGGAAGAGGCCGCACGGCATGATCGCCGCTTGTACGCTCCCCGCGAGTTGAGTCAGCAGGTGACGTTGACCGAGGATTGGCTGGTGCAGCTCGGCCCGATGCTGTCGGCTGCCCCAACGCCGGAGTTCATGAAGAAGTGGCAGCTGGAAGTTCGCAAAAGAGAGCGCATTCTGCGCACGATGGAGCAGGCTGCGACGGAAGAAGCCAGGCAGCGCCGCGCGATGTTCGCGGACAGCCTGGCACAATTGGAGGCGATATTGGCATGTATGCACACGCGCAAACCGTAA
- a CDS encoding Nif3-like dinuclear metal center hexameric protein — protein sequence MYAHAQTVIQWMEQLAPKSMAVPDDRIGLQLGTLNKKVSRVLVALDVTEEVVDEAIRLEAELIIAHHAIIYRPLSRLQTDTPAGKLMEKLIKHDISVYITHTNYDIAPGGMNDLMADRLQLGEVEVLEKLHEEPLQKLVVFVPATHADSVRMAILDAGAGHIGAYSHCSFSQPGTGTFQPQEGTNPFIGESGKLESVEEVRIETIVPKSRRSRVLQAMFKAHPYEEVAYDLYPVDLEGTVYGLGRVGKLPAPLTLQAFAEQVKKAFDVPHVRVVGNPEREVKKIAVLGGSGSRYVRHAVFHGADVLVTGDVDYHTAHDALAAGLAIIDPGHNAEKMMKEDVASRLQQAADKHGVKTVFHASSVNTEPFQFM from the coding sequence ATGTATGCACACGCGCAAACCGTAATTCAGTGGATGGAGCAGCTCGCTCCCAAATCGATGGCGGTTCCCGATGACCGCATCGGCCTGCAATTGGGCACCTTGAACAAAAAGGTGTCCCGGGTGCTTGTCGCCCTGGACGTGACCGAAGAGGTCGTCGATGAAGCGATCCGGCTGGAGGCGGAGCTCATTATTGCCCATCACGCCATTATTTACCGGCCGCTTTCCCGCTTGCAGACCGATACGCCGGCCGGCAAGCTGATGGAGAAGCTGATCAAGCATGATATCTCGGTTTATATTACTCATACGAATTATGACATCGCTCCGGGGGGGATGAACGATCTGATGGCAGATCGGCTCCAACTGGGAGAGGTGGAGGTGCTGGAGAAGCTTCACGAGGAACCGCTCCAGAAGCTGGTCGTCTTCGTGCCGGCCACCCATGCCGATTCGGTGCGGATGGCGATCCTGGATGCCGGGGCGGGCCATATCGGGGCTTATAGCCATTGCAGCTTCTCCCAGCCGGGCACGGGAACGTTCCAGCCTCAGGAGGGGACCAATCCGTTCATCGGCGAATCCGGGAAGCTGGAGTCGGTCGAGGAGGTGCGCATCGAGACGATCGTTCCGAAGTCGCGCCGCAGCCGGGTGCTGCAGGCGATGTTCAAGGCCCATCCCTACGAGGAGGTCGCCTATGATCTGTATCCGGTCGATCTCGAAGGGACGGTCTATGGACTTGGCCGGGTGGGCAAGCTGCCGGCTCCGTTGACCTTGCAAGCCTTTGCCGAGCAGGTGAAGAAGGCTTTCGACGTGCCGCATGTACGCGTCGTAGGAAACCCGGAACGCGAAGTGAAGAAGATCGCTGTGCTGGGCGGATCCGGATCCCGCTATGTACGGCATGCGGTGTTCCATGGGGCCGATGTCCTCGTCACGGGCGACGTGGACTATCATACGGCCCACGATGCGCTGGCTGCGGGGCTGGCCATCATCGATCCGGGCCATAACGCCGAGAAGATGATGAAGGAGGATGTCGCTTCGCGTCTCCAGCAGGCTGCTGACAAGCATGGCGTGAAGACGGTCTTCCATGCTTCCTCCGTAAATACCGAACCGTTTCAATTTATGTAA
- a CDS encoding S8 family peptidase — protein sequence MLKPRHWVGIAALGTAVLAIPLLWSANRAPVENGRTSAMQETHIKNQVLQQDMHFTERLFAMDARRDIDTALEEWHGQTPKQMNTLAEEFIQAHPHFIYMKWIDSGKGTEWVKGKLPKDESRTGNQKLAEQLKIAESSVKKQESYVSPQLTIKGKHHIVMGIPAPGKQHAIVALVNQHVVQTVRKLQQKNLRLVPYPPESKFRVKSVDADSMRDVKVKDGEDNAGTSHYYENEVVVRFRDEPTPEALKRMMRETGSEEPRRHRIGATYVFRSHWMTAEQMTQYFAQYDPLYVEPHFLYMTNGESRPTSILPLVRTEPAGVAVEEPNDVLYKPYQWNLPSIQTNRGWSISKGADNVIIGIVDTGVDLKHHDLKGRLLNGYNVFDPGAPPQDDVGHGTHVAGIIGANVNNREGVAGMTWVNPILPVKALDSTGSGTTYSVAEGIIWATDNGAKVINLSLGNYVDGAFLHDAVKYAFDRDVVLIAATGNDNTKRPGYPAAYPEVFAVSATDADDKRASYSNYGNYVDVVAPGTSIASTYPNNQYAALSGTSMASPHVTALAALIRSINPGLKNTEVYEIMRQSATDLGTPGKDIDFGYGKIDVARALSMAEQGNSSLSLYPQNIERKLNRFISRFIGM from the coding sequence ATGTTGAAACCCCGCCATTGGGTAGGCATTGCCGCTCTGGGAACGGCGGTTCTGGCCATCCCGTTATTGTGGTCCGCGAACCGGGCTCCGGTGGAGAACGGACGTACTTCCGCGATGCAGGAAACTCATATCAAAAATCAGGTCCTTCAACAGGATATGCATTTTACGGAGCGCTTGTTCGCCATGGACGCCCGCAGAGATATCGATACAGCGCTTGAAGAGTGGCACGGGCAGACACCGAAGCAGATGAACACGCTCGCCGAGGAATTCATTCAAGCCCACCCCCATTTCATTTATATGAAATGGATCGATTCCGGCAAAGGAACGGAATGGGTTAAGGGGAAGCTGCCGAAGGACGAGTCGCGGACCGGCAATCAAAAGCTGGCGGAGCAGTTAAAAATCGCCGAATCGTCCGTCAAAAAGCAGGAATCGTACGTATCCCCGCAGTTGACCATAAAAGGCAAGCATCATATCGTAATGGGGATACCGGCCCCGGGCAAGCAGCACGCGATCGTGGCCCTCGTCAATCAGCATGTCGTTCAGACCGTGCGCAAGCTGCAACAGAAAAATTTGCGCCTTGTCCCTTATCCGCCCGAATCGAAGTTCCGGGTCAAATCCGTGGATGCCGATTCGATGCGGGACGTGAAAGTCAAGGATGGAGAAGACAATGCCGGTACGAGCCACTACTACGAGAACGAAGTCGTGGTGCGGTTCCGGGACGAGCCGACGCCGGAGGCGTTGAAGCGCATGATGCGGGAGACCGGGAGCGAAGAGCCGCGCAGGCACCGGATCGGAGCCACCTATGTATTCCGTTCCCATTGGATGACGGCGGAACAAATGACCCAATATTTCGCTCAGTATGATCCGCTGTATGTCGAGCCCCATTTTCTGTACATGACGAACGGGGAGAGCCGCCCGACCAGCATATTGCCGCTGGTTCGCACTGAGCCGGCCGGCGTGGCGGTCGAAGAACCGAATGACGTCCTGTACAAGCCCTATCAATGGAATCTGCCCAGTATTCAGACGAACCGGGGCTGGTCCATCAGCAAGGGGGCCGATAATGTCATTATCGGGATCGTCGACACTGGGGTCGACTTGAAGCATCATGATCTGAAGGGCCGTCTGCTGAACGGCTATAATGTGTTCGATCCGGGAGCTCCGCCGCAGGACGATGTCGGCCACGGCACCCATGTGGCCGGCATTATCGGAGCCAATGTGAATAACCGGGAAGGCGTGGCCGGCATGACTTGGGTGAATCCGATCCTGCCGGTCAAGGCGCTGGACAGCACCGGATCGGGGACGACCTATTCGGTTGCGGAAGGGATTATCTGGGCCACCGATAACGGAGCCAAGGTCATTAACCTGAGCCTCGGCAACTATGTGGATGGGGCATTCCTCCATGACGCCGTCAAATACGCCTTCGATCGAGATGTCGTGCTGATCGCCGCGACCGGCAACGATAATACGAAGCGACCGGGTTACCCGGCAGCTTATCCCGAAGTCTTCGCCGTCTCTGCGACCGACGCCGATGACAAGCGCGCCTCTTATTCCAATTACGGCAATTACGTTGATGTCGTGGCGCCGGGAACCTCGATCGCCAGCACCTACCCGAACAATCAATATGCCGCCTTGTCAGGCACATCCATGGCCTCGCCGCATGTCACGGCCCTGGCGGCCCTGATACGTTCAATCAACCCCGGGCTCAAAAATACCGAGGTATACGAGATTATGCGCCAGAGTGCGACGGATCTGGGCACGCCAGGCAAGGACATCGATTTCGGCTATGGCAAAATCGACGTCGCCCGGGCGTTGAGCATGGCGGAGCAGGGCAACTCCTCCCTGTCCCTGTACCCGCAAAACATCGAACGCAAGCTGAACCGCTTCATCTCCCGCTTCATCGGCATGTAA
- a CDS encoding DUF3907 family protein, whose amino-acid sequence MSASTVRQQCELARGHVAQAADQLERFLNGHTLAQLAGERTDEQTLAFYKGLLADFRHLLVFSEVSYERLGVALRRANFEQAFAEKSLYELYHHCVHAFFNPKHEAYTEDGRYAYTGREAIRFRMTPDPEVKRLVRELSRLFEELREELSYYESDYMSERRMQLTQ is encoded by the coding sequence ATGTCAGCATCCACGGTAAGACAGCAATGCGAGTTGGCCCGGGGCCACGTGGCGCAAGCAGCAGACCAATTGGAGCGGTTTTTGAACGGGCATACGCTGGCCCAACTGGCCGGCGAGCGGACAGATGAACAAACGTTGGCTTTTTACAAAGGACTACTGGCAGATTTCCGGCATTTGCTCGTTTTTTCCGAGGTCAGTTACGAGCGGCTCGGCGTCGCGCTGCGGCGGGCGAATTTCGAGCAGGCGTTTGCGGAGAAATCGCTGTATGAGCTGTATCATCATTGCGTCCATGCCTTCTTCAATCCGAAGCATGAAGCGTACACCGAGGATGGGCGGTATGCTTATACCGGCCGGGAAGCGATCCGCTTCCGCATGACCCCCGATCCTGAGGTGAAGCGGCTGGTTCGGGAATTGTCCCGCCTGTTCGAAGAGCTTCGGGAGGAGCTAAGCTATTACGAAAGCGATTATATGTCAGAGCGGCGCATGCAGCTTACCCAATGA
- a CDS encoding DUF1540 domain-containing protein, which translates to MSDKPLVNCSVSNCKFWGDYRCQASEIMIEIDKHAAANLKSEFGEEYGPHKDIASKSSVTCCQTFEPK; encoded by the coding sequence ATGAGTGACAAGCCATTGGTGAATTGCAGTGTATCCAACTGCAAGTTCTGGGGCGATTACCGCTGTCAAGCCAGCGAGATTATGATTGAAATCGACAAGCATGCAGCCGCGAATCTGAAGTCGGAATTCGGCGAGGAGTATGGCCCTCACAAAGATATAGCTTCCAAATCATCGGTAACCTGCTGCCAAACATTTGAACCGAAATAA
- a CDS encoding cysteine desulfurase family protein → MVYFDHSASTPPHPDVIRTMAEVMEQIYANPSSIHELGGQAEQLVRRAREVVAGALNASGYDVIFTSGATESNNIAILGTVRALAGGRSRHIITSAVEHASVYECFRELEREGVAVTYLPVDEHGRIRPAELEAAIRPETALISLMHVNNETGSVQPLAEAGRIARAHPGIVFHVDGVQGLGKLPVDLEGWGVHLYSLSGHKIRGPKGVGALLRRGQAPLKPLFAGGAQEHRLRPGTVNVPGVIALSKAVRLAVEEQPANYERWSELRGLLLRRLEQVEPLVVNSPPLPLAAPHIVNLSFPGMKSEVVVHALEESGVIVSTQSACSSKLHQPSRVLMAMTNDAERAASGLRISMGADTDAAGIERLADALEEVTKRLAPMRTSRR, encoded by the coding sequence ATGGTATATTTTGATCATAGCGCATCCACGCCTCCGCATCCGGACGTCATTCGGACGATGGCGGAAGTGATGGAGCAAATATATGCGAATCCCTCTTCGATTCACGAATTGGGAGGCCAGGCGGAGCAACTGGTCCGGCGGGCGCGGGAAGTCGTGGCCGGCGCGTTGAACGCGTCGGGGTACGACGTCATTTTCACGTCCGGGGCGACCGAGAGCAACAATATCGCCATATTGGGGACCGTGCGGGCTCTGGCCGGGGGCCGCTCGCGGCATATTATCACATCGGCCGTCGAGCATGCCTCCGTCTATGAATGCTTCCGGGAGCTGGAGCGGGAGGGCGTCGCCGTCACGTATTTGCCCGTAGATGAGCATGGGCGCATCCGTCCCGCTGAACTGGAAGCGGCCATCCGGCCCGAGACGGCGCTCATTTCGCTGATGCATGTCAATAATGAGACGGGATCGGTGCAGCCGCTTGCGGAGGCAGGCCGCATCGCGCGCGCGCACCCGGGGATCGTGTTCCACGTGGACGGCGTACAGGGCCTGGGCAAGCTTCCGGTCGATCTTGAGGGTTGGGGCGTGCATTTGTACAGTCTCTCCGGCCATAAAATCCGGGGGCCCAAAGGAGTCGGGGCCTTGCTGCGGCGGGGACAAGCTCCGCTGAAGCCCTTATTCGCGGGAGGAGCTCAGGAGCACCGTCTCCGGCCGGGCACCGTCAATGTGCCGGGCGTGATCGCCCTGTCCAAGGCGGTACGTCTCGCCGTCGAAGAGCAGCCGGCGAATTACGAGCGCTGGTCCGAGCTGCGCGGGCTGTTGCTGCGCCGGTTGGAGCAGGTGGAGCCGCTTGTGGTGAACAGTCCGCCGCTTCCGCTGGCCGCGCCGCATATCGTCAATCTGTCGTTCCCCGGCATGAAGTCCGAAGTGGTGGTGCATGCGCTTGAAGAATCGGGCGTTATCGTCTCCACCCAATCGGCATGCTCCTCCAAGCTGCACCAGCCGAGCCGGGTGCTGATGGCGATGACGAACGATGCGGAACGAGCGGCGAGCGGACTTCGCATCAGCATGGGAGCCGATACCGATGCGGCGGGCATCGAACGGCTGGCCGACGCATTGGAGGAAGTGACGAAGCGGCTCGCCCCGATGCGGACAAGCCGAAGATAA
- the thiI gene encoding tRNA uracil 4-sulfurtransferase ThiI, whose product MNYDMILLRYGELAIKGKNRGRFEKAAYQHVKFVLAPFPQAKIIRVYGRMYVELNGEPIDEVVGALRRVFGIVSLSPVKRAPSELEPIVETALQLMAEMNPGENTTFKVTARRAWKAFPHGSQEMNHLVGAPILRKYPQLTVDVRQPDIELHVEVREEGTYLFNEVIPGAGGFPLASNGRAMLLLSGGIDSPVAGYQALRKGLEIEAIHFHSYPFTSERAKQKVLDLAQVLANYAGRMRVHLVPFTEIQTRLHQEAPDNLMITLMRRAMMRISTRLAEQRKAGALISGDSLGQVASQTLGSMNVIGRVTDLPLLRPLVTMDKNEIIRIAEQIGTYDLSILPYEDCCTLFVPKSPSTNPNLRVVEYAEYSLKDYEALLEAAVEQTESLVLRAGGSPDQAIILSGPGRQDLSAAEASGKPDSEPARTDDWF is encoded by the coding sequence ATGAATTACGATATGATACTTCTCCGATACGGGGAATTGGCCATTAAAGGAAAGAACCGCGGCAGATTTGAAAAGGCCGCCTACCAGCATGTCAAATTCGTGCTGGCGCCGTTCCCGCAGGCCAAAATTATTCGGGTATACGGCCGAATGTACGTGGAATTGAACGGAGAACCGATAGATGAGGTGGTTGGCGCCTTGCGGCGGGTGTTCGGCATCGTGTCGCTAAGCCCGGTGAAGCGGGCTCCCTCGGAGCTGGAACCGATTGTGGAGACGGCGCTGCAGCTTATGGCCGAGATGAATCCTGGGGAAAACACGACCTTCAAGGTCACGGCCCGGAGAGCCTGGAAAGCCTTCCCGCATGGATCGCAGGAAATGAATCACCTGGTCGGCGCCCCGATTCTCCGCAAATACCCGCAGCTCACCGTCGATGTCCGCCAGCCCGATATCGAGCTGCATGTCGAGGTGCGCGAGGAAGGGACCTATCTGTTCAATGAAGTCATACCGGGCGCGGGGGGCTTCCCGCTGGCATCCAACGGGCGGGCCATGCTGCTGCTGTCCGGCGGAATTGACAGCCCTGTGGCCGGGTACCAGGCGCTGCGCAAAGGTCTGGAAATTGAGGCGATTCATTTCCACAGCTATCCGTTCACGAGCGAACGCGCCAAGCAGAAGGTGCTGGATCTGGCCCAGGTGCTGGCCAACTACGCAGGACGGATGCGGGTTCACCTCGTCCCGTTCACCGAGATTCAGACCCGGCTGCATCAGGAAGCGCCGGATAATCTGATGATTACGCTCATGCGGCGGGCGATGATGCGCATCTCGACCCGGCTGGCCGAACAGCGCAAAGCAGGGGCCCTCATCTCGGGGGACAGCCTCGGACAAGTGGCGAGCCAGACGCTCGGGAGTATGAACGTCATCGGGCGCGTGACGGATCTGCCGCTTCTGCGTCCCCTCGTCACGATGGACAAGAATGAAATTATCCGCATTGCGGAGCAGATCGGAACCTATGACCTGTCCATCCTGCCTTACGAGGACTGCTGCACCTTGTTCGTGCCGAAATCGCCTTCGACGAATCCGAATCTGCGCGTCGTCGAATATGCCGAGTATTCGTTGAAGGATTATGAAGCGCTGCTGGAAGCGGCCGTGGAACAGACGGAGTCCCTCGTCCTCCGGGCAGGGGGAAGTCCGGACCAGGCGATTATTCTGTCCGGACCGGGCCGGCAAGATTTGTCGGCAGCGGAAGCGTCCGGCAAGCCGGACAGCGAGCCCGCCCGGACGGATGACTGGTTCTAA
- a CDS encoding TerC family protein, protein MDSVWIIGEILLINMVLSGDNAVIIAMASRHLPVHYRRQAVWWGVGGAVLMRCALTVAAVTLLRIPLLQAAGGAMLFALAVQLTAQPRQEPDAVREAGSLWTAIRTILIADFVMSLDNVLAIAAIAKGRMEFVILGIALSIPLIVWGSSIISRWLERLPLLLYAGAGILAYTAGEMIASDAKIVAWIDRSGLRLEESLPWVLVGLALLLSVFLRGRGKIGTE, encoded by the coding sequence GTGGACTCTGTATGGATAATTGGGGAAATATTGCTAATCAATATGGTGCTGAGCGGGGACAACGCGGTTATTATCGCCATGGCTTCCCGCCATCTTCCCGTTCATTACCGCCGCCAAGCGGTATGGTGGGGCGTGGGAGGGGCCGTGCTGATGCGCTGCGCGCTTACGGTTGCGGCGGTCACGCTGCTTCGAATCCCGCTGCTTCAGGCGGCAGGCGGAGCGATGCTCTTCGCCCTGGCTGTCCAACTGACCGCCCAGCCCCGGCAGGAGCCGGATGCGGTGAGAGAGGCTGGGTCCTTATGGACGGCGATCCGCACGATTTTGATCGCGGATTTCGTGATGAGCTTGGACAACGTGCTGGCTATCGCAGCGATTGCGAAGGGGCGAATGGAATTCGTTATCCTCGGCATTGCGCTCAGCATCCCCCTTATCGTATGGGGCAGCTCGATCATCAGCCGCTGGCTGGAGCGCCTGCCGCTGCTCCTGTATGCGGGAGCGGGGATTCTGGCGTACACCGCCGGGGAGATGATTGCGTCCGATGCGAAAATCGTCGCCTGGATTGACCGGTCGGGTCTTCGCTTGGAAGAGAGCCTTCCTTGGGTACTGGTCGGACTGGCATTGCTTCTCAGTGTATTTTTGCGCGGCAGGGGCAAGATCGGAACAGAATAA
- a CDS encoding glutamate synthase has product MGKNQQFIGIVILAAGLFILLGKWGVFAFIGGTLWPLIMFLAGAGAYALVRARIAPPVAMVPAGMLTVYGVLFMLTHWISASLFIWLWPLLLVGVGAGLYGYYVEDPLHPRNAWLGSMLFGGAGIGIFILMLMITISLYMIAIALIVVGAALVFGRLGRRY; this is encoded by the coding sequence ATGGGCAAAAATCAACAATTTATCGGCATCGTCATCCTCGCTGCAGGCTTATTTATATTGTTGGGCAAATGGGGAGTCTTTGCTTTTATCGGCGGCACCTTGTGGCCGCTCATCATGTTTCTTGCCGGAGCGGGCGCCTACGCTCTCGTTCGGGCGAGAATCGCCCCGCCGGTTGCCATGGTGCCTGCCGGCATGCTGACCGTCTACGGCGTCCTGTTCATGCTGACGCATTGGATTAGCGCCAGCCTGTTCATATGGCTCTGGCCTCTGCTTCTGGTTGGGGTCGGGGCAGGGCTGTACGGCTATTATGTAGAAGATCCGCTCCATCCGAGGAACGCATGGCTCGGCTCGATGTTGTTCGGCGGGGCAGGGATCGGCATTTTTATCCTGATGCTCATGATTACAATCAGCCTTTACATGATTGCGATTGCGCTCATCGTGGTTGGAGCCGCTCTCGTGTTCGGCCGCTTGGGCCGAAGATATTAA